One genomic segment of Ostrinia nubilalis chromosome 20, ilOstNubi1.1, whole genome shotgun sequence includes these proteins:
- the LOC135081890 gene encoding uncharacterized protein LOC135081890 produces MGLPLADESFGTPGRIDVLIGASLFPHLLLPRVVSSNSSAPPAVQTVLGYVIMGSVPTLPARRNKTSLACCSYIPRPSDINSLESALKQFWQIDEAPVTRSTSKSFDELECEHFYAATTERDPNTGRYTVALPFHSDVFSLGNSVDVAKKRFFSLERKLESAPELRAAYNDVIREYIEKGYLSLVSPDIFNDSLSDYVIPHHAVSSPYHALRTVQQLVEDDGHIFPLARAVASDSLYMDDIVFSELSDSRAIQVANELILLFKGGCQNN; encoded by the exons ATGGGTTTGCCGCTCGCCGACGAATCGTTTGGCACCCCCGGGCGCATCGACGTGCTGATCGGGGCTTCGCTTTTCCCGCATCTGTTGCTACCTCGCGTGGTCAGCAGCAACTCCTCCGCTCCGCCTGCTGTGCAGACCGTCCTGGGCTACGTAATTATGGGCAGTGTGCCCACGTTGCCTGCGCGACGTAATAAAACATCGCTCGCTTGTTGTTCTTATATTCCGCGTCCGTCTGACATAAACTCATTAGAATCGGCTCTAAAACAATTCTGGCAAATTGATGAGGCTCCTGTCACTCGCTCGACAAGTAAATCATTTGACGAGTTGGAGTGCGAGCATTTCTACGCAGCGACCACGGAACGTGATCCTAATACTGGCAGGTACACAGTTGCCTTACCGTTTCACTCTGATGTTTTCTCTTTGGGAAACTCAGTAGATGTCGCGAAAAAACGCTTCTTCTCGCTTGAGAGAAAATTAGAATCCGCGCCTGAATTACGAGCCGCCTATAATGACGTCATTCGCGAGTATATTGAGAAAGGTTATCTATCTCTTGTATCACCCGATATATTCAACGACAGTCTTTCTGACTACGTTATCCCGCATCACGCAGTT TCGAGCCCGTACCACGCTCTCCGCACCGTACAACAGTTGGTTGAGGACGATGGCCATATTTTCCCGCTCGCTCGCGCCGTCGCTTCCGACTCGCTGTATATGGACGATATAGTTTTTAGTGAACTATCTGACTCGCGCGCTATACAAGTCGCTAACGAATTAATCCTACTTTTCAAAGGGG GTTGTCAGAACAACTAG
- the LOC135081891 gene encoding glutathione S-transferase 1-like, protein MGLTLYKKDTSPPSRSVFMTIHALNIPDVKFIDVYLPAGEHLTEEYIKMNPQHTVPLLIDDDFLIWDSHAICGYLVNKYGKDDRLYPTEPRKRALIDQRLHFDSSVLFVALKTTVMPLLYQGAKGFKEEHLAMIDAAYDFMEKFLTTPWLAGDDVTLADICCVSTISSMNEIRPIDKETHAITAYLVGKYSENNALYPTDLKKRALIDQRLHFDSGILFPALRGNVEPVLFKGESSFKPEGLEKISVAYDFTDKFLASVSPYLAGSELTLADICCVATISSLNALVPIDDNKYPNLAAWLERCSTEEFYLKANEAGAQLLGQIVKSKLA, encoded by the exons ATGGGATTAACGCTTTACAAAAAGGACACCAGCCCGCCTTCCCGGTCGGTCTTCATGACCATCCACGCTTTGAACATACCAGACGTTAAATTCATAGACGTGTACCTACCAGCTGGAGAACATCTCACCGAAGAATACATAAAG ATGAACCCACAACACACCGTGCCGCTTCTTATAGACGACGACTTTCTTATTTGGGACAG TCACGCAATCTGCGGGTATTTGGTCAACAAATATGGGAAAGACGACAGGCTCTACCCTACAGAGCCTAGGAAAAGGGCACTCATAGACCAACGGCTACATTTTGACAGCAGTGTATTGTTTGTAGCATTGAAGACCACCGTT ATGCCTCTCCTCTACCAAGGAGCAAAAGGCTTCAAAGAAGAACATCTAGCTATGATTGATGCAGCATACGACTTTATGGAGAAATTCCTCACAACACCCTGGCTAGCTGGCGATGACGTCACACTCGCCGACATCTGCTGTGTGTCCACCATCAGCTCGATGAACGAGATTAGACCAATCGACAAGGAAAC CCACGCCATCACAGCTTACTTGGTCGGCAAGTACTCCGAGAACAACGCTTTGTATCCTACTGATCTGAAGAAGAGGGCACTGATTGACCAGAGACTCCATTTTGACAGTGGCATTCTCTTCCCAGCTCTTCGAGGCAATGTG GAACCAGTATTATTCAAAGGCGAGTCCTCCTTCAAGCCAGAAGGCCTTGAGAAGATCAGCGTTGCATATGACTTCACTGACAAGTTCTTGGCATCAGTTTCACCGTACTTGGCTGGCAGTGAACTGACTCTTGCTGACATCTGCTGCGTCGCTACCATCAGCTCTCTAAACGCTTTGGTGCCTATTGATGacaataa gTACCCAAACCTCGCTGCCTGGCTAGAACGTTGCTCTACAGAAGAATTCTACCTGAAAGCAAACGAAGCCGGTGCACAACTTTTAGGACAAATAGTTAAAAGCAAATTGgcttaa
- the LOC135081619 gene encoding glutathione S-transferase 1-like — protein MGLTLYKKDTSPPSRSVFMTIYALNIPDVKFIDVYLPAGEHLTEEYIKMNPQHTVPLLIDDDFLIWDSHAICGYLVNKYGKDDRLYPTEPRKRALIDQRLHFDSSVLFVALKTTVIPLLYQGANGFKEEHLAMIDAAYDFMEKFLTAPWLAGDDVTLADICCVSTISSMNEIRPIYKEIYPKLTAWLKRCSEEEFYQKGNAKNIVLFREMIRNKLGAN, from the exons ATGGGATTAACGCTATACAAAAAGGACACCAGCCCGCCTTCCCGGTCGGTCTTCATGACCATCTACGCTTTGAACATACCAGACGTTAAATTCATAGACGTGTACCTACCAGCTGGAGAACACCTCACCGAAGAATACATAAAG atGAACCCACAGCACACCGTGCCGCTCCTTATAGACGACGATTTTCTTATTTGGGACAG TCACGCAATCTGCGGGTATTTGGTCAACAAATATGGGAAAGATGACAGGCTCTACCCTACAGAGCCTAGGAAAAGGGCACTCATAGACCAACGGCTACATTTTGACAGCAGTGTATTGTTTGTAGCATTGAAGACCACCGTT ATACCTCTCCTCTACCAAGGAGCAAACGGCTTCAAAGAAGAACATCTAGCTATGATTGATGCAGCATACGACTTTATGGAGAAATTCCTCACAGCACCTTGGCTAGCTGGCGATGACGTCACACTCGCCGACATCTGCTGTGTGTCCACCATCAGCTCTATGAACGAGATTAGACCAATTTACAAGGAAAT ataCCCGAAGCTAACGGCCTGGTTGAAGCGGTGCTCGGAAGAAGAGTTCTACCAAAAGGGAAACGCGAAGAACATCGTTCTGTTTCGAGAGATGATTAGGAACAAGCTGGGTGCTAATTAG